One Lacunisphaera limnophila DNA window includes the following coding sequences:
- the sufB gene encoding Fe-S cluster assembly protein SufB — protein sequence MKPPTEIEAAATENPVVGIDQTKGDFQYNVDYAFDAGTGLNEDTVRYISSVKKEEPWILDFRLKALQTFLAKPMPTHWATKDLENINFDKIRYYLSQGQKPKRTWDEVPDDIKKTFERLGIPEQERKFLAGVEAQFDSEAAYSNIKDIVAKQGVIFCNSTEGLREHPEIFRKFFGKVIPTGDNKFSALNSAVFSGGSFIYVPPGVKVAQPLQAYFRINAENFGQFERTLIIADEGSEVVYMEGCTAPKFSTSTLHSAVVELVALKGAKIQYITVQNWANNVFNLVTKRAVAHEDAEVKWIDCNIGSRLTMKYPGVVLKGKRARGEVISIALANDGQHQDTGAKMIHAADDTTSVVVSKSISVGQGRSTYRGQVHIPKHLKGCKNNTECDALLINTNSRTDTYPAISVRGDKNATQHEASVSKVSEDMIFYMQQRGLTEAQAMSLAVNGFINDLARQFPMEYSVELKRLIDLEMEGSVG from the coding sequence ATGAAACCTCCCACCGAAATCGAGGCCGCCGCGACGGAGAATCCCGTCGTTGGCATCGACCAGACCAAAGGTGACTTCCAGTACAACGTCGACTACGCCTTCGACGCGGGCACGGGCCTGAACGAGGACACCGTCCGCTACATCAGCTCCGTCAAGAAGGAGGAGCCCTGGATCCTCGATTTCCGCCTGAAGGCGCTGCAGACCTTCCTCGCCAAACCCATGCCCACGCACTGGGCGACCAAGGACCTCGAGAACATCAATTTCGACAAGATCCGGTACTACCTCTCGCAGGGCCAGAAACCCAAGCGCACCTGGGACGAGGTTCCCGACGACATCAAGAAGACCTTCGAGCGCCTCGGCATCCCCGAGCAGGAGCGCAAATTCCTCGCCGGCGTCGAGGCCCAGTTCGACTCCGAGGCCGCCTACTCCAACATCAAGGACATCGTCGCCAAGCAGGGCGTCATCTTCTGCAACTCGACCGAGGGCCTCCGCGAGCATCCCGAGATCTTCCGCAAGTTCTTCGGCAAGGTCATCCCGACCGGCGACAACAAGTTCTCCGCGCTCAACAGCGCCGTGTTCTCCGGCGGCTCGTTCATCTACGTGCCCCCGGGCGTGAAGGTCGCCCAGCCGCTGCAGGCCTACTTCCGCATCAACGCCGAGAACTTCGGCCAGTTCGAGCGCACCCTCATCATCGCCGACGAGGGCTCCGAGGTCGTCTACATGGAGGGCTGCACCGCCCCGAAGTTCAGCACCTCGACGCTCCACAGCGCCGTGGTCGAGCTCGTCGCCCTCAAGGGCGCCAAGATCCAGTACATCACCGTCCAGAACTGGGCCAACAACGTGTTCAACCTCGTGACCAAGCGCGCCGTCGCCCACGAGGACGCCGAGGTCAAGTGGATCGACTGCAACATCGGCAGCCGCCTCACGATGAAATACCCCGGCGTCGTCCTGAAGGGCAAACGCGCCCGCGGCGAGGTCATCTCCATCGCCCTGGCCAATGACGGCCAGCACCAGGACACCGGCGCCAAGATGATCCATGCGGCCGACGACACCACCTCCGTCGTCGTCTCCAAGTCCATCTCCGTCGGCCAGGGCCGCTCCACTTACCGCGGCCAGGTCCACATCCCGAAGCACCTCAAGGGCTGCAAGAACAACACCGAGTGCGACGCGCTGCTGATCAACACCAACAGCCGCACCGACACCTACCCCGCCATCTCCGTGCGCGGCGACAAGAACGCCACCCAGCACGAGGCGAGCGTGTCCAAGGTTTCCGAGGACATGATCTTCTACATGCAGCAGCGCGGCCTCACCGAGGCCCAGGCCATGAGCCTCGCCGTCAACGGCTTCATCAACGACCTCGCTCGCCAGTTCCCGATGGAATACTCCGTGGAATTGAAACGACTCATCGACCTCGAAATGGAGGGGTCGGTGGGCTGA
- the sufC gene encoding Fe-S cluster assembly ATPase SufC — MSKLEIKDLHISIGDKPIVKGFSLTINQGEVHAIMGPNGTGKSTLAKAIAGHPDYAITGGDVLLDGVSVLAMEPDERARAGLFLAFQYPSEIPGVSIANFLRAAVQARMAEGEELDATGYYKRLYAKMDLLKIDRKFTSRSVNEGFSGGEKKRCEILQMAMLEPKVALMDETDSGLDIDALRIVAEGVNAQRAGAAAPGILLITHYQRLLDYIVPDFVHVMYDGRIVKSGDKSLALELEAKGYDWVKQEYATSQA; from the coding sequence ATGAGCAAACTCGAGATCAAAGACCTCCACATCAGCATCGGTGACAAACCGATCGTCAAGGGCTTCAGCCTGACGATCAACCAGGGCGAAGTGCACGCCATCATGGGGCCCAACGGCACCGGCAAGAGCACCCTCGCCAAGGCGATCGCCGGCCACCCGGACTACGCCATCACCGGCGGTGACGTGCTGCTCGACGGCGTGTCCGTCCTCGCCATGGAACCCGATGAGCGCGCCCGCGCCGGCCTCTTCCTCGCCTTCCAGTACCCGAGCGAAATCCCCGGCGTGTCGATCGCCAACTTCCTCCGCGCCGCCGTCCAGGCCCGCATGGCCGAGGGCGAGGAACTCGACGCCACCGGCTACTACAAGCGCCTCTACGCCAAGATGGACCTCCTCAAGATCGACCGGAAGTTCACCTCCCGCTCGGTCAACGAGGGTTTCTCCGGCGGCGAGAAGAAGCGCTGCGAGATCCTCCAGATGGCCATGCTCGAGCCCAAGGTCGCCCTGATGGACGAGACCGACTCCGGCCTCGACATCGACGCGCTGCGCATCGTCGCCGAGGGCGTCAACGCCCAGCGCGCCGGCGCCGCCGCGCCCGGCATCCTCCTCATCACCCACTACCAGCGCCTGCTCGACTACATCGTCCCCGACTTCGTCCACGTCATGTACGACGGCCGCATCGTGAAGAGCGGCGACAAGTCCCTCGCGCTCGAACTCGAGGCCAAGGGCTACGACTGGGTGAAGCAGGAATACGCCACCAGCCAAGCCTGA
- a CDS encoding Fur family transcriptional regulator — protein sequence MSAQSDQHAVLSEQLKACDVRPTPQREVVLKSILEKRDHPTADEVFARVKSTMPSISLATVYNCLETLVSCGLVRSVNFERGPTRYCPNLHPHAHFYDEQSGTTHDIDLPEGLIGKIKSILPPGYAADSVEIVFRGKATPSTRN from the coding sequence ATGTCCGCCCAATCCGACCAGCACGCCGTCCTCTCCGAGCAGCTTAAGGCCTGCGATGTCCGCCCCACCCCCCAGCGCGAAGTGGTGCTTAAAAGCATCCTGGAGAAGCGCGATCATCCCACGGCCGACGAGGTTTTCGCCCGGGTGAAATCCACGATGCCCAGCATCTCCCTCGCCACGGTCTACAACTGCCTCGAAACCCTGGTCTCCTGCGGGCTCGTCCGCTCCGTGAATTTCGAGCGCGGCCCGACGCGCTACTGCCCGAATCTCCACCCGCACGCCCATTTTTACGACGAGCAGAGCGGCACCACCCATGACATCGACCTGCCCGAGGGCCTGATCGGCAAGATCAAGTCCATCCTGCCCCCGGGCTATGCTGCCGACTCGGTCGAAATCGTCTTCCGCGGCAAGGCCACCCCCAGCACCCGCAACTGA